The proteins below are encoded in one region of Thunnus maccoyii chromosome 24, fThuMac1.1, whole genome shotgun sequence:
- the LOC121891911 gene encoding male-specific lethal 3 homolog, with translation MNSRGIKYQFHKGERVLCFEPDPTKAKVLYDAKVLDVLIGTDEHGRRIPKYLIHFNGWNRSWDRWAAEDHVLRDTEDNRKLQRKLARKALGRMKRKAWAKRRRRQSGTKSSLKTLPKEDDSDDACLISSSESSDGDDSDPESSNSGDSTFSEDINKMRVEPDINVKRECEEKIVHVDISIPDVLKKKLEDDCFYINKRKKLVMVPCQTNVVHILESYVKHFAINKAFMANERYRRQNTTQNSSPQPVPPEKNEELCKEMVDGLRITFDFTLPMILLYPCEQAQFKKVSSSRLFLAINESSPCSSNAQRERSPSPLGHNPPTPQSTDSQPALSDISATTPTAPAPTPKRRRHPDMDCISYQSQSLRRSTRNTSGGDRPAEGSSGGGGSATASPQLKRRLVDSSAQPKFFLNLDRKTPVHSGSSSPLPLTPSKERSGPFYGLESRRNNELNEVLSWKLTPDNYPLNDQPPPPSYLYGSQHLLRLFVKLPEILGKMQIPERNLRALVKHLELFLRFLAEFHEDFFPESAYVSASEAHYSMKQPRPIY, from the exons ATGAATTCGCGGGGAATTAAATATCAATTTCACAAAGGAGAAAGAGTCCTGTGCTTTGAACCCGACCCCACCAAGGCGAAAGTGTTGTACGACGCTAAG GTCCTTGATGTCTTGATAGGTACAGATGAACATGGAAGGAGAATCCCAAAGTACCTGATTCACTTTAATGGTTGGAACAGAAG cTGGGATCGTTGGGCTGCAGAGGATCATGTCCTAAGGGACACTGAGGATAACCGTAAATTGCAACGTAAACTGGCTCGCAAAGCTCTAGGTCGCAT gaaGAGAAAGGCATGGGCAAAGAGGCGTCGTCGTCAGTCTGGTACTAAGTCCTCTCTGAAGACTCTCCCCAAGGAGGACGACAGTGATGACGCAT GTTTGATTTCGTCTTCGGAGAGCAGTGACGGGGACGACTCTGACCCTGAATCTTCGAATAGCGGGGACAGCACCTTCTCTGAGGATATCAACAAGATG AGGGTTGAGCCAGACATTAATGTTAAAAGGGAATGTGAGGAGAAGATTGTCCATGTTGACATCAGCATCCCCGATGTTCTGAAGAAGAAACTGGAGGATGACTGCTTTTACATCAACAAGAGGAAGAAG CTGGTGATGGTTCCCTGTCAGACAAATGTCGTGCACATCCTGGAGTCCTACGTGAAGCACTTTGCCATCAACAAAGCCTTCATGGCCAACGAGAGGTACCGGCGTCAGAATACGACCCAGAACAGCAGCCCACAGCCTGTCCCTCCAGAGAAGAA TGAGGAGTTGTGTAAGGAAATGGTCGATGGCCTGAGGATCACGTTCGACTTCACCTTACCCATGATCCTCCTCTACCCCTGTGAACAAGCGCAATTCAAAAAAGTCAGTTCCTCCAGGCTTTTCCTTGCCATCAATGAAAGCTCCCCCTGCTCCAGCAA TGCCCAGCGAGAGCGCAGCCCAAGCCCGTTGGGGCACAACCCACCCACCCCTCAATCCACAGACAGCCAACCAGCTCTGAGCGACATCTCTGCCACCACGCCCACTGCCCCTGCCCCCACCCCAAAGCGCCGGCGCCACCCTGACATGGACTGTATCTCATACCAGTCCCAGTCACTCAGACGCTCCACCAGGAACACGTCTGGGGGCGACCGTCCAGCTGAAGGAAGCAGCGGAG GTGGAGGCAGTGCCACAGCGTCTCCGCAGCTCAAACGCCGTTTGGTTGACAGCTCAGCCCAGCCCAAGTTCTTCCTTAACCTTGACAGAA AAACCCCAGTGCATAGTGGATCATCTTCCCCGTTGCCCTTGACTCCAAGCAAAGAGCGAAGTGGGCCTTTCTATGGCCTAGAAAGCCGGAgaaacaatgagctgaatgag GTCCTGAGCTGGAAGCTAACTCCTGATAACTACCCCCTCAACGACCAGCCTCCTCCACCTTCCTACCTGTACGGATCACAGCACCTCTTACGGCTTTTTG TGAAGCTTCCAGAGATTCTGGGGAAGATGCAGATCCCTGAGAGGAATCTTCGAGCCCTGGTCAAACATTTGGAACTCTTTCTCAG GTTTCTGGCAGAGTTCCATGAGGATTTTTTCCCTGAGTCCGCATATGTGTCCGCATCAGAGGCCCACTACAGCATGAAACAACCGAGGCCAATTTACTGA